A window of the Haloquadratum walsbyi C23 genome harbors these coding sequences:
- a CDS encoding 6-hydroxymethylpterin diphosphokinase MptE-like protein encodes MSTVDFGLSFDVWEPIYESILTAFEYDRAADQQARDILATVSSSYSFDEVGFRGDTVAIVGAAPCLDETVDNVAGVDHVIAASTAADTVRTAGYDVDMMVTDLDKNPTTARTLTHEGTPVAVHAHGDNIDAIRDFVPTFAANAVIPTTQAAPINGVSNPGGFTDGDRAAFLADALHAESLRFVGWDFDDPSVNTHKAAKLVWAERLLELLERRRNEQFTLLDNRRKSIDHISIPTR; translated from the coding sequence ATGTCTACCGTAGACTTTGGACTATCATTCGATGTATGGGAACCTATCTATGAGTCTATACTCACTGCCTTCGAGTATGACCGGGCAGCAGACCAGCAGGCTCGAGATATCCTTGCAACAGTATCATCATCATATTCATTTGATGAGGTAGGATTTCGTGGCGACACGGTCGCAATCGTTGGTGCGGCACCCTGTTTAGATGAGACAGTCGATAATGTTGCAGGCGTAGATCATGTTATTGCTGCATCGACCGCTGCGGATACTGTCCGCACAGCGGGATACGATGTTGATATGATGGTTACTGATCTTGATAAAAATCCAACCACTGCCCGGACATTGACGCATGAAGGGACCCCAGTTGCCGTGCACGCACATGGCGATAATATTGATGCAATTCGCGACTTTGTTCCAACATTCGCTGCAAATGCTGTAATCCCGACAACACAAGCAGCACCAATCAATGGAGTTAGTAATCCCGGTGGATTCACTGACGGTGACAGAGCAGCATTCCTTGCTGATGCACTGCATGCAGAATCACTCCGATTTGTCGGCTGGGACTTCGATGATCCGAGCGTGAACACACATAAAGCAGCAAAACTTGTATGGGCTGAACGATTGCTTGAATTGCTTGAGCGCCGGCGGAATGAGCAATTTACATTATTAGATAACCGTCGAAAGTCGATTGACCACATATCAATACCGACACGTTGA
- the folP gene encoding dihydropteroate synthase has product MRSVDAAGLSIGDESPPRIMGVLNISKESPYDPSVFDEPDAAATYVDSELIDEGADIVDIGLESANKRFDVLSAEQELTRLETAIEAIESVSGDAVFSIETRYHEVADAALSRGFDMVNDICGFADPKMPEVCSEYDVAVGKMASPPDLTRPGAIENVDDIYEALAQNGFTEKTIIDPAFGGWSEEKTLADDRETFQRLREFRGLGRPILVSINRKNFLRSIADRSTEEALSVSLAATSLAVERGAHVIRTHDVAETRDAALIGDAFTPDRPSHHLTTDDDSQVTAEELDVTTSAEAGRHLDRLGISSMNDITDKSIIHTLEIDGLSRSAVTELSTVTAKSDSAIVTAVESESGREANLDSDSQSSGIFLAGTPASLDAIATTVDDSVLTEILTSITQQISR; this is encoded by the coding sequence ATGCGATCAGTCGACGCGGCTGGATTGTCGATTGGTGATGAGTCTCCTCCACGAATTATGGGCGTTCTCAATATATCTAAGGAGTCACCATATGACCCAAGTGTCTTTGATGAACCAGATGCAGCAGCCACCTACGTTGATAGCGAATTGATTGATGAGGGTGCTGATATTGTTGATATCGGTCTTGAGTCTGCAAATAAGCGATTTGACGTCCTTTCTGCTGAGCAGGAACTCACTCGGCTTGAAACGGCTATTGAGGCAATAGAAAGCGTTTCTGGAGATGCCGTGTTCTCGATCGAAACCCGATATCATGAAGTTGCAGATGCAGCTCTTTCTCGAGGCTTTGATATGGTGAATGATATCTGTGGATTCGCTGATCCAAAGATGCCGGAAGTATGTTCAGAGTATGATGTCGCCGTTGGAAAGATGGCATCACCTCCCGATCTAACACGCCCAGGAGCAATTGAGAATGTCGATGATATCTATGAAGCGCTTGCGCAAAATGGCTTCACTGAAAAAACTATTATTGATCCTGCCTTTGGAGGATGGTCTGAAGAAAAGACACTTGCAGATGACCGTGAGACGTTTCAACGGCTTCGTGAGTTCCGCGGACTTGGTCGACCTATTCTTGTCTCTATTAACCGGAAAAACTTTCTCCGATCTATCGCTGACCGCTCAACTGAAGAGGCACTTTCGGTATCATTAGCGGCTACCTCACTCGCAGTTGAACGTGGTGCACACGTTATTCGAACGCATGATGTTGCGGAAACGCGCGACGCGGCGTTGATTGGAGATGCATTCACACCCGACCGTCCTTCACATCATCTCACCACTGATGATGACTCTCAGGTCACTGCTGAAGAACTCGATGTGACGACATCAGCGGAAGCGGGTCGTCATCTTGATCGACTCGGTATTAGTTCTATGAATGATATTACAGATAAGTCAATCATCCATACTCTCGAAATTGATGGCCTCTCACGATCTGCGGTTACCGAACTGAGCACTGTTACTGCAAAGTCAGATTCGGCTATCGTCACTGCGGTTGAATCCGAATCTGGGAGAGAAGCGAACTTAGACAGCGATTCTCAATCATCTGGTATCTTTCTTGCCGGGACGCCTGCTTCACTGGACGCAATCGCCACTACAGTCGATGACTCGGTATTAACAGAGATACTCACGAGTATCACACAACAGATCAGTCGGTGA